The Flavivirga eckloniae genomic interval GTCCGCAAGGTAAAAAACCGTTTAAAAAACCAATGGTTAAAAAGGTATCGGTTGTTTTCTTTTTTAAAGCATTGCCTAAAGCAGATTTTACTTTGGAAATAAGTTTATAGATCGGTCTCGAAATATTGTATTTATTAAATGTTTTTTGTGGAATTATAACAACCAAGATCATTAAAAGGCCAGTAATAATAGAGAGTTGTTGTTGAAACCCGAAAATATACAGGCTCTTGCCTATAAGTCCAAAAATTAAACCAATAATACTATAAGCTAATAACCTACCAACATGGTAAATGGTAATTTGTGATACTTTTTTATAGGTGTTTGTTCGACTTAATGGAAGCATAAAGGCTATAGGACCGCACATACCCAAACAGTGGAAGCTTCCTAATAAACCTAATACAAATGCCGAAATTAACATGTTTAAATTATTTATAGATTGTTGTTAATCAATTTTAATGCTCCAACGACCATCTACCAAACGATTGTCAGGTATGAGCAAAGTGGGTTTAGATAACGATATAGCATTATCATTATCTAAGTGTTCGATAGATGATCTTTTTTGGAACATTTCTTATATCTATTGTTCTATAAGTTTTAATAATTGATGGATTCCTTAAATAAATAAGAAATTCCATTATATTGCCAATCGATTTTAATATTCCAACGACCATCTACCAAACGATTGTCAGGTATGAGCAAAGTGGGTTTAGATAATGAAATAGCAGTATCAAAATCTAAGTGTTTGTTAGATGGTCTATATAGGAATACTTTTCCAGTTATTTTTTTAATATCAATAGCCTCAGGAAATTGAATAATTAACCCTTCGGCTGTTTTTTTATATGTAATATTCTCTTCTAATTCTTTAGCGTTTTCTAGTTTGTCTATATCTTTTTGATATTCCAATTCTTCGGCGTAATAATCTTCAGTTACAAGATCATGGTCGTATTTATCATCTACGTTCATAGTGATAATGAAATACATTATAAAGCTTATAAAGCCTATAAAAGCAATTACAATTCCTGTTCCCCAGTTTATTTTCATGATCTTATTTGTTAATGATATCTTATTAGTTAAAACTGCTTACTGAACACTGCTCACTGTATACTAATCACCAAACACTGCCAACTATTTATAACTCCTCGGACCTAAAAAATTAGCCGTAGTCGTTTCAATTAATTCGTCGTTTGCATATACGCCAATCTTTATTTTATTTCTATCTCCAGATAATGCCGAATTATTTATTTCGATAAAAAGCGTCCCTTCTGCTATTCCTTGGCTGGGTACTACAAAACTATCGCTAGTTGCTACTAATTTTAATGTGCCTTTATGCGATAATAATTTAAAGCGGACATTATCAATTTCTTTTGTTGTTTTATTTACCAATTTATAGGTAAATACGTTACTTATTATATTATTTTCTTTATGCTCGTACAATTGCCCAGGCAATCTTAATACATTAGCTTCTACATCGTTTCTTAAAAAGAGCATACCAGTTAACAAACCAATTAATATAGAAAGCACTGCAATGTAGCCTTTCATTCTGGCTGTTAGTTTAAAAGGTACTTTTTTCTCAATGTTTTCTTCGCTGGCATATCTAATTAAACCTTTTGGCAGATTAATGCTTTCCATAATATGATCGCATTCATCTATACAAGCAGTACAGTTTACACATTCTAGTTGTGTACCATTTCTAATGTCGATACCGGTAGGACATACATTAACACATTGAAAACAATCAATACAATCGCCATGTCCTAAAGCTTGTCTGTCTTCATTTTTTCTAAACTTCTTTCTTCCATTTTCTGCTTCACCTCGTTTATGGTCGTAAGCAACCACAATAGATTTAGTGTCTAAAAGCGCGCCCTGTAATCTTCCGTAAGGACAGGCAATAATACACACTTGCTCTCTAAACCATGCAAAGACAAAGTAAAACACCGCTGTAAAAATCAACAATGAAATCAAGGTGCTTAAATGACTAAAAGGACCATCAATGATGTATTGAACGAGTTTGTCACTTCCAATTAAATATGCCAGAAATACATTGGCAATTAAAAAGGAAATTACCGTAAAAATAAAAAGCTTCAGCCCTTTCTTTCTAATCTTTTCTGCATTCCAAGGTTGTTTAGAAAGTCTTATTTGCTTCCCTCTGTCGCCTTCAATCCAATATTCAATTCTGCGAAAAACCATTTCCATAAAAATGGTTTGCGGACAAATCCATCCACAGAAAATTCTACCAAAAGCTACTGTAAATAGCGTTATGAAAATAACACCAATAATCATAGAAACCACAAACAAATGAAAGTCTTGTGGCCAAAACGGAAATCCAAAAATATTAAAACGACGTTCTAATACGTTGAACATTAAAAACTGGTTTCCACCTATCTTTACAAAAGGAGACAGTAATAAAAAAGCCAGCAATCCATAACTCACCCATTTACGGTATTTGTAAAATTTTCCGCTAGGTTTTTTTGGAAATACCCAAGCACGTTTACCTTCTTCGGTAACGGTACCTATTGAGTCTCTAAACGTTTCGTTTTCTGGGGTTTCCAAGTTTTTTGTTTTTGTTTTTTAACCTGTCTACAGACCTGTCAGGTTTTTAAAATCTAACAGGTCTGAGATATATCTATGTTAGTTAACCGCAGTTGTAGCCAAAGAATCCGTT includes:
- a CDS encoding sulfite exporter TauE/SafE family protein; the protein is MLISAFVLGLLGSFHCLGMCGPIAFMLPLSRTNTYKKVSQITIYHVGRLLAYSIIGLIFGLIGKSLYIFGFQQQLSIITGLLMILVVIIPQKTFNKYNISRPIYKLISKVKSALGNALKKKTTDTFLTIGFLNGFLPCGLVYMALFGAIAGGNATQGSLYMMLFGLGTIPLMTTAIFFSHFLKGTARQNIQKAIPVFVVFIGMLFIIRGLGLGIPYLSPAPIVDSVSSAIECH
- a CDS encoding FixH family protein, which encodes MKINWGTGIVIAFIGFISFIMYFIITMNVDDKYDHDLVTEDYYAEELEYQKDIDKLENAKELEENITYKKTAEGLIIQFPEAIDIKKITGKVFLYRPSNKHLDFDTAISLSKPTLLIPDNRLVDGRWNIKIDWQYNGISYLFKESINY
- the ccoG gene encoding cytochrome c oxidase accessory protein CcoG, which codes for METPENETFRDSIGTVTEEGKRAWVFPKKPSGKFYKYRKWVSYGLLAFLLLSPFVKIGGNQFLMFNVLERRFNIFGFPFWPQDFHLFVVSMIIGVIFITLFTVAFGRIFCGWICPQTIFMEMVFRRIEYWIEGDRGKQIRLSKQPWNAEKIRKKGLKLFIFTVISFLIANVFLAYLIGSDKLVQYIIDGPFSHLSTLISLLIFTAVFYFVFAWFREQVCIIACPYGRLQGALLDTKSIVVAYDHKRGEAENGRKKFRKNEDRQALGHGDCIDCFQCVNVCPTGIDIRNGTQLECVNCTACIDECDHIMESINLPKGLIRYASEENIEKKVPFKLTARMKGYIAVLSILIGLLTGMLFLRNDVEANVLRLPGQLYEHKENNIISNVFTYKLVNKTTKEIDNVRFKLLSHKGTLKLVATSDSFVVPSQGIAEGTLFIEINNSALSGDRNKIKIGVYANDELIETTTANFLGPRSYK